A section of the Bacillus sp. HSf4 genome encodes:
- a CDS encoding excisionase family DNA-binding protein: MYLTIKETAEYLSLPESYIEQLVRQRKIRAIHDGQQYLLNKEQFHTHLEQMEKYKEMVEAILNEPLPEDPDVKDED; this comes from the coding sequence ATGTACTTAACGATAAAAGAGACCGCAGAATATTTATCACTTCCAGAATCATATATCGAACAGCTCGTCAGACAAAGGAAAATCCGGGCGATCCATGACGGACAGCAATATTTGCTGAATAAAGAACAATTTCATACACATTTGGAGCAGATGGAAAAGTATAAGGAAATGGTTGAGGCGATTTTAAACGAACCGCTTCCGGAGGACCCGGATGTAAAAGATGAAGATTGA
- a CDS encoding TetR/AcrR family transcriptional regulator has translation MPKFSEKEKETIRLKLLQAGREQFAQWGLKKTSVSDLTKAAGIAQGSFYLFFASKEELYFEILQEEERKLRSKIEASFAKTGQTFAQFLREALALLEDNPYIRQMYDEELMEALFRKLPEEKLKEHFTSDEDFFKPLIINAQENGWLIRKKPETIISLIRSLVLLSFQKRTIGAEHYEETIDLFIELIGQGLSGKGAEQRD, from the coding sequence ATGCCGAAGTTTAGCGAAAAAGAAAAAGAAACCATCCGTTTAAAGCTGTTACAAGCCGGAAGAGAGCAGTTTGCACAATGGGGGCTGAAAAAAACGAGCGTCAGTGATTTGACAAAAGCTGCGGGCATCGCCCAAGGGTCGTTCTATTTATTTTTCGCCTCAAAAGAGGAGCTGTATTTTGAGATTTTGCAGGAGGAGGAACGAAAGCTTCGCTCTAAAATTGAAGCGTCTTTCGCGAAAACGGGGCAGACATTTGCACAGTTCTTGCGGGAAGCGCTCGCACTATTGGAAGACAATCCATACATTCGGCAAATGTATGATGAAGAATTAATGGAAGCTCTCTTCCGCAAGCTTCCGGAAGAGAAGCTGAAGGAGCATTTCACAAGTGATGAAGATTTTTTTAAACCGTTGATCATCAACGCCCAGGAAAACGGCTGGCTCATCAGAAAAAAGCCGGAAACGATCATCAGCCTGATCCGTTCCCTTGTTCTTTTATCCTTTCAAAAAAGAACGATCGGAGCAGAACATTACGAGGAAACGATAGACTTATTCATCGAATTAATCGGACAGGGACTTTCAGGCAAGGGGGCAGAACAGCGTGATTGA
- a CDS encoding AMP-binding protein: MTEQAVWRPDPEFVKTTRLYQWMKGLGFSDYGDFLKASIDDIAWFWEEAEKALGISWYKRYSAALNTDHGIKWPTWFAGGRLNAVCNSVEKWSVQTETADAAALIWESEDGKTKQISFSSLHHSISCAAAGFKALGVQKGEVIAIYMPMIPETVIAMLAAAKIGAVFSPIFSGYGAHAVSSRLRAAGAKVLVTADAFHRRGKAVPMKKEADEAANRSPSVEKVVVCRLHGSNPNINKARDIAWDDLMKHEPLENTEEMASSDPLMLLYTSGTTGQPKGAVHTHAGFPLKAAFDAGFGMDVKQGDTFFWYTDMGWMMGPFLIFGGLINGAAILLYDGAPDHPEPDRIWKLVSRHGVTHLGISPTLIRSLMQHGEGFLQTCDLSSLKVIGSTGEPWNEEPWMWLFRHVGKEKVPIFNYSGGTEIAGGILGNVLLRPIAPAAFNSPLPGMAANVFNEVGAEVTNEVGELVLTKPWVGMTNGFWKEADRYEQTYWSRWKDVWVHGDWAKKDEEGFWTISGRSDDVINVAGKRIGPAEIESVLVAHPAIAEAGVIGVPDDMKGQAVVCFAVPAKTEPPSETLKEDLLELACRAIGKAVKPKDVHFVSGLPKTRNAKVMRRLIRAAYLNEPSGDLSALENPEVYDEIARLSERKLL, from the coding sequence ATGACTGAACAAGCGGTTTGGCGGCCGGATCCTGAATTCGTCAAAACGACCAGGCTGTATCAATGGATGAAAGGGCTCGGCTTTAGCGATTATGGCGACTTTTTGAAAGCCTCGATAGACGATATCGCCTGGTTTTGGGAAGAAGCTGAAAAAGCCCTCGGTATCAGCTGGTACAAGCGATACAGTGCGGCATTAAACACAGATCACGGCATCAAATGGCCGACATGGTTTGCCGGCGGCCGCTTAAATGCCGTTTGTAATTCCGTGGAAAAATGGTCTGTCCAAACAGAAACGGCGGACGCTGCAGCGCTCATTTGGGAAAGTGAAGACGGAAAAACGAAGCAAATCTCATTTTCTTCCTTGCATCACAGCATATCCTGTGCGGCAGCGGGCTTTAAAGCGCTGGGGGTTCAAAAAGGCGAAGTGATAGCGATCTACATGCCGATGATCCCCGAAACCGTCATCGCCATGCTTGCGGCCGCCAAAATCGGAGCGGTTTTTTCGCCGATCTTTTCAGGCTATGGGGCGCATGCTGTCTCCTCAAGGTTGCGAGCCGCCGGAGCAAAAGTGCTTGTTACCGCAGACGCGTTTCACAGAAGGGGAAAAGCCGTCCCGATGAAAAAAGAGGCGGACGAGGCCGCAAACCGCTCGCCATCTGTCGAAAAAGTCGTCGTCTGCCGCCTTCACGGTTCAAATCCAAACATAAACAAAGCAAGGGATATAGCCTGGGATGATCTGATGAAGCACGAACCGCTTGAAAACACCGAAGAGATGGCAAGCTCTGATCCGCTTATGCTCCTTTATACCTCGGGGACGACCGGACAGCCGAAGGGAGCGGTTCATACCCACGCCGGTTTTCCGCTTAAAGCTGCGTTTGATGCCGGATTTGGCATGGATGTAAAACAAGGAGACACCTTTTTTTGGTATACAGACATGGGCTGGATGATGGGGCCGTTTTTAATATTTGGCGGCTTGATCAATGGAGCGGCCATTTTGCTGTATGACGGGGCGCCTGATCACCCGGAGCCGGACCGGATCTGGAAGCTTGTCAGCCGCCACGGGGTCACACATCTCGGCATCTCTCCGACGCTCATTCGTTCGTTGATGCAGCATGGGGAGGGGTTTCTGCAAACGTGCGATCTTTCCAGCCTGAAAGTGATCGGCTCAACAGGCGAGCCGTGGAATGAAGAACCGTGGATGTGGCTGTTCCGCCACGTTGGAAAAGAGAAGGTGCCCATTTTCAACTATTCGGGAGGAACGGAAATTGCCGGCGGCATTTTGGGCAACGTGCTCCTTCGGCCGATAGCGCCGGCAGCTTTCAACTCGCCTTTACCGGGAATGGCCGCCAATGTCTTCAATGAAGTAGGGGCAGAGGTCACAAACGAGGTCGGAGAGCTTGTCTTGACAAAACCGTGGGTCGGCATGACGAACGGTTTTTGGAAGGAGGCGGACAGGTATGAACAAACATACTGGAGCCGCTGGAAAGATGTTTGGGTGCACGGCGACTGGGCGAAAAAAGATGAGGAAGGGTTCTGGACGATCAGCGGACGGTCGGATGACGTCATCAATGTCGCCGGCAAAAGAATCGGTCCCGCGGAGATCGAATCGGTTTTGGTGGCGCATCCCGCCATCGCGGAAGCCGGAGTTATCGGCGTTCCCGATGATATGAAAGGGCAGGCTGTTGTATGCTTTGCCGTTCCCGCGAAAACAGAGCCGCCTTCTGAGACATTGAAGGAAGACTTGCTGGAGCTCGCATGCCGCGCGATCGGAAAAGCGGTCAAGCCGAAAGATGTTCATTTCGTCAGCGGACTGCCAAAGACGAGAAATGCAAAAGTAATGAGAAGACTGATACGTGCCGCCTATTTAAACGAGCCTTCGGGAGATTTGTCCGCCTTGGAAAACCCCGAAGTTTACGATGAAATCGCCCGGCTTTCGGAGCGAAAACTTCTATAG
- a CDS encoding NAD(P)/FAD-dependent oxidoreductase, with protein MSKHIVILGAGYGGLLSALTVRKHYSKEEATVTVVNQYPTHQIITELHRLAAGNVSEQAIAMPLTKLFKGKDIDLKIAKVNSFSVDKKEVALSDGSTLTYDALVVGLGSVTAYFGIPGLEENSMVLKSANDANKIFKHVEERVAEYAKTKNEADATILIGGGGLTGVELVGELADIMPNLAKSYGVDPKEIKLKLVEAGPKILPVLPDELIERATKSLEKRGVEFLTGLPVTNVEGNVVDLKDGQKIVTNTFVWTGGVQGNPLIGESGLEVNRGRATVNDFLQSTSHEDVFVAGDSAVVFGPDGRPYPPTAQIAWQMGELIGYNLYAYLENKSMETFSPVNSGTLASLGRKDAVAVIGANSTSLKGLPASLMKEASNVRYLSHIKGLFSLAY; from the coding sequence ATGTCAAAACATATTGTCATTTTAGGCGCTGGTTACGGCGGATTACTGTCCGCTTTAACAGTACGCAAACATTACAGTAAAGAAGAAGCAACAGTTACAGTGGTTAACCAATACCCAACACACCAAATCATCACAGAACTGCATCGCCTGGCAGCGGGCAACGTTTCTGAACAAGCGATCGCCATGCCGCTTACAAAGCTTTTCAAAGGAAAAGACATCGATCTTAAAATCGCGAAAGTCAATTCTTTCTCAGTCGACAAAAAAGAAGTCGCCCTTTCTGACGGCTCAACTTTAACGTATGATGCGCTTGTTGTCGGTCTTGGATCTGTCACAGCCTACTTCGGCATCCCTGGACTTGAAGAAAACAGCATGGTGCTGAAATCCGCAAACGATGCGAACAAAATCTTCAAGCATGTTGAAGAACGAGTGGCGGAATACGCCAAAACAAAAAATGAAGCTGATGCGACAATCTTAATCGGCGGCGGCGGACTGACCGGTGTTGAACTTGTCGGCGAACTGGCTGACATCATGCCGAACCTTGCCAAAAGCTACGGTGTAGATCCTAAAGAAATCAAGCTGAAATTAGTCGAAGCCGGTCCGAAAATCCTGCCTGTGCTTCCTGACGAGCTGATCGAACGCGCAACAAAAAGCCTTGAAAAACGCGGCGTTGAATTTTTAACAGGTCTTCCTGTCACAAATGTGGAAGGAAACGTCGTTGATTTGAAAGACGGTCAAAAAATCGTCACAAACACATTCGTCTGGACCGGCGGTGTTCAAGGTAATCCGCTTATCGGCGAATCAGGACTTGAAGTCAACCGCGGACGCGCGACTGTCAACGACTTCCTTCAATCTACATCCCACGAAGATGTATTTGTTGCAGGAGACAGTGCCGTTGTCTTTGGTCCGGATGGCCGTCCATACCCTCCGACAGCGCAAATCGCTTGGCAAATGGGCGAGCTGATCGGCTACAACTTATATGCATACTTAGAAAACAAATCAATGGAAACATTCAGCCCTGTAAACTCAGGGACGCTTGCAAGCCTTGGCCGCAAAGACGCGGTTGCCGTGATCGGCGCAAACAGCACGTCTCTTAAAGGCCTGCCTGCTTCATTGATGAAAGAAGCGAGCAATGTCCGTTACCTGAGCCATATTAAAGGTCTGTTCAGCTTAGCTTATTAA
- a CDS encoding ABC transporter permease, which yields MSAFRHDVKLQAKHGFYYAYLLISAAYIVFLQFLPKGHQESVNVVLTFSDPSVLGFFFIGGLVLLEKGQNILDSLFVTPLRPEEYILSKTASLSLLSLVSSYLIHSSVFGFGTNAVLFLSGVLLTSFFFTQIGLGLAVRCVTLNGFFFLSTLCTLVFILPLFETVGLWKSPLFYLLPSKASLLLLEAAFHPLGKWELAYCLFLLLLWNGVAFLWTRHSVRTFITFKLGGGEKR from the coding sequence ATGTCCGCCTTTCGGCATGATGTCAAGCTGCAGGCGAAGCACGGATTTTATTATGCTTACTTGCTGATCAGCGCGGCATACATCGTGTTCCTGCAATTTCTTCCGAAGGGGCATCAGGAATCGGTCAATGTCGTACTGACTTTTTCTGATCCGAGTGTATTGGGCTTTTTCTTCATCGGCGGTCTCGTTTTATTGGAAAAAGGGCAAAACATTTTGGACAGTCTGTTTGTGACACCGCTGAGACCTGAGGAATATATCCTGTCGAAAACGGCATCGCTGTCCTTATTGTCGCTTGTATCAAGCTATTTGATCCACAGCAGTGTTTTTGGTTTCGGCACAAACGCCGTGTTGTTTTTGTCAGGCGTTCTTTTAACATCATTTTTTTTCACACAGATCGGTTTGGGATTGGCTGTCCGGTGTGTGACATTGAATGGATTTTTCTTTTTGTCCACTCTCTGCACACTGGTGTTCATTCTCCCATTGTTTGAGACAGTCGGGTTATGGAAGAGTCCGCTTTTTTACCTTCTGCCGTCAAAAGCGTCTTTGCTGCTTTTAGAAGCCGCATTTCACCCGCTCGGCAAATGGGAGCTGGCCTACTGTTTGTTCCTCCTGTTGCTTTGGAATGGTGTCGCCTTTTTATGGACGCGGCATTCTGTGAGAACGTTCATCACATTCAAGCTTGGCGGAGGTGAGAAGCGATGA
- a CDS encoding ABC transporter ATP-binding protein encodes MIEVSGLCFTYPGQTKPVLKDIDFSIRKGEIFGFLGPSGAGKSTIQKILIGILKRYDGRVSVMGEELHRASSSFYEKIGVAFEFPNFYNRLTALENLSLFRSLYASETEDLEALLKMTGLQNDGRRKVSDFSKGMKMRLNFCRALLNKPELLFLDEPTSGLDPVHAKQLKNLILMKKAEGKTILITTHHMNVAEEICDRVAFIVDGRVALIDSPRTLKVQKGKRLVKVEYHRREQLQTAHFELDQIGDNSQFLNLIQSHPVETIHSQEASLEDIFIDVTGRRLK; translated from the coding sequence GTGATTGAAGTCAGCGGGCTTTGTTTCACATACCCCGGACAAACAAAACCAGTCTTGAAAGACATCGACTTTTCGATCCGGAAGGGTGAAATTTTCGGATTTCTCGGACCGTCCGGCGCCGGAAAAAGCACGATACAAAAAATACTGATCGGCATTTTAAAACGATATGACGGGCGCGTCAGTGTCATGGGGGAGGAACTTCACCGCGCCAGCAGCTCGTTTTACGAAAAAATCGGCGTCGCCTTTGAATTTCCCAATTTCTATAATCGATTGACGGCGCTGGAAAATCTCAGCCTTTTTCGTTCCCTTTATGCTTCTGAAACAGAAGATCTTGAGGCTCTGCTCAAAATGACCGGCCTTCAAAATGACGGCAGGAGGAAGGTATCCGATTTCTCAAAAGGCATGAAAATGAGACTTAACTTTTGCAGGGCGCTCCTCAATAAGCCGGAACTTTTGTTTTTAGACGAACCGACTTCAGGGCTTGATCCCGTTCACGCCAAGCAACTCAAAAATCTGATCCTGATGAAAAAAGCGGAAGGGAAGACGATTCTGATCACGACGCACCATATGAATGTCGCTGAAGAAATCTGCGACCGTGTGGCGTTTATCGTAGACGGAAGAGTAGCGCTGATTGATTCCCCGCGCACTCTGAAAGTCCAAAAAGGGAAACGGCTGGTCAAAGTCGAGTACCACAGGCGGGAACAACTGCAGACCGCCCATTTTGAACTCGATCAAATCGGGGACAATTCACAGTTTTTGAACTTGATCCAAAGCCATCCGGTCGAGACGATTCATTCACAGGAAGCTTCGCTTGAAGATATTTTTATTGATGTGACGGGGAGGCGTTTAAAGTGA
- a CDS encoding DUF1641 domain-containing protein gives MPETIDQTNDQTNESVSQSQRDLIDQLLKPEVQESLTVLVDQLPKLTELVNILTKSYDFAQSVATDEVLKSDTVGAITEILEPVKETAKEIASTAIEAKDRAEESNEVIGLFGLLRMLKDPQAQKLFRFAQSYLQIMSEREKQK, from the coding sequence ATGCCGGAAACAATCGATCAAACGAATGATCAAACAAACGAATCTGTAAGTCAAAGCCAACGCGATCTTATTGATCAACTGTTAAAACCTGAAGTGCAGGAATCTTTGACTGTCCTGGTCGACCAGCTTCCAAAGCTGACAGAACTGGTCAACATTTTGACGAAGTCTTACGATTTCGCCCAATCCGTGGCAACTGATGAAGTGTTGAAAAGCGACACTGTAGGTGCCATTACAGAAATTTTGGAGCCTGTGAAAGAAACGGCGAAAGAAATCGCGTCGACGGCCATTGAAGCAAAAGACCGCGCTGAGGAAAGCAACGAAGTCATCGGCCTGTTCGGTCTTCTGAGAATGCTCAAGGATCCGCAGGCGCAGAAGCTGTTCCGCTTTGCTCAAAGCTATCTGCAAATCATGTCAGAACGCGAAAAACAAAAATAA